A stretch of Henckelia pumila isolate YLH828 chromosome 4, ASM3356847v2, whole genome shotgun sequence DNA encodes these proteins:
- the LOC140894305 gene encoding uncharacterized protein isoform X6 — MNDNGKECQNIKDMLNNQMDKGSIQQQNDVRGMTRKSRSVGKSHFQLQDLTNTQSRIMIHNHAAGNLKEKVYHAREVGITATSEKDQNVIQIHDASNKNHLEFQGLTSKITSSINRNFENTIQDQTDFMDEEYDQDVDSESESDDAEKKIRGPTFMKEIWGRPSTLPRIKIRCDDMGRPIGSRRNKFTDFLGTLARNGKYCPIDVEGWHKMPLDIKKKMLDVIKEKYDLPPGTESWTLNSIAKKWRNWKSELKKKYYDPELPIQVLLQKRDQRAFAEQYVKLVAHWNTEKSKERSEKNKIARKQKIMNQTTGRRSFAQMQQKLRKKNGRLPSRVELFHACFTHASGSPSSNIVAEKLAAMKELENQLHEDEDDQIGQNDIFAQIMGPDRPGRVRMLGDGVKTTDLWGEVPSRSTCNRIVMEQKTLLEKMDEQIRKQGQHIAMLESKFLSQPNKDLGSNYNNMQHTPSSSSPLLSDPASLSLRIGCSVSLQSLFDSTKIVAKGVVRGMDANIEVGRQMLGPNWCEIQVLVVLEKEESLIRPYDLLQNFGDALGGMIAWPSHLLKVNQEDFY; from the exons ATGAATGACAATGGAAAAG AATGTCAAAACATAAAAGATATGTTGAATAACCAAATGGATAAAGGTTCAATACAGCAACAAAATGATGTACGAG GAATGACTCGTAAGAGTAGAAGTGTTGGAAAATCTCATTTTCAACTTCAAGATTTGACAAATACTCAATCCCGGATTATGATCCACAATCACGCAGCTGGAAATTTAAAAGAGAAAG TCTATCATGCAAGGGAAGTTGGTATCACGGCAACTAGCGAAAAAGATCAAAATGTTATTCAAATACATGATGCTTCAAATAAGAATCACCTTGAGTTTCAAG GTTTGACATCTAAGATCACATCCAGCATTAaccgaaattttgaaaatacgATTCAAGACCAAACTGATTTTATGGATGAAGAATATGATCAAG ATGTTGATAGTGAAAGTGAATCTGATGATGCTGAGAAAAAGATTAGAGGCCCTACATTTATGAAAGAAATTTGGGGTCGACCTAGTACGCTGCCACGCATTAAGATTCGATGTGATGATATGGGGCGTCCTATAGGATCAAGAAGAAATAAATTTACTGACTTTTTGGGTACTTTGGCAAGAAATGGTAAATATTGTCCGATCGACGTGGAAGGTTGGCATAAAATGCCATTAGATATTAAGAAAAAAATGTTAGATGTAATAAAG GAAAAGTACGATCTTCCTCCTGGAACAGAGAGTTGGACACTCAATTCAATAGCAAAAAAATGGAGAAACTGGAAGTCAGAACTAAAAAAAAAGTATTATGATCCTGAGTTGCCAATACAAGTTCTTTTGCAAAAAAGAGATCAAAGAGCCTTTGCTGAACAATATGTGAAACTAGTTGCTCACTGGAACACAGAAAAATCAAAG GAGAgaagtgaaaaaaataaaattgctcGAAAGCAAAAGATAATGAATCAGACAACTGGAAGAAGATCTTTCGCTCAAATGCAACAAAAATTG agaaaaaaaaatgggcGGCTTCCATCACGAGTTGAATTATTTCATGCCTGCTTCACTCATGCCAGTGGAAGTCCCTCGAGCAATATTGTGGCAGAAAAATTG GCTGCAATGAAAGAACTGGAAAATCAACTTCATGAAGATGAGGATGATCAGATAGGTCAAAATGACATTTTTGCTCAGATCATGGGACCAGATAGACCTGGCCGAGTGCGTATGCTTGGTGATGGTGTTAAAACAACTGATTTATGGGGAGAAGTTCCAAGTCGTAGTACATGCAACCGAATAGTGATGGAGCAAAAGACACTGTTAGAAAAAATGGATGAGCAAATTAGAAAGCAAGGTCAACACATTGCAATGTTAGAATCAAAGTTTTTGAGTCAACCAAACAAGGACCTTGGTTCAAACTACAACAATATGCAGCATACACCATCATCTAGCAGTCCATTACTTTCTGATCCAGCTAGTTTATCTTTGAGG ATTGGATGTTCTGTCTCGTTACAAAGTCTATTTGATTCGACGAAAATTGTGGCAAAAGGAGTTGTTCGTGGCATGGATGCTAATATTGAAGTTGGGAGACAGATGCTAGGACCAAATTGGTGTGAAATACAAGTTTTAGTTGtcttagaaaaggaagagagtTTGATTAGGCCATATGATCTTTTACAGAATTTTGGAGATGCGCTTGGAGGAATGATAGCTTGGCCTTCTCATTTG TTGAAAGTTAATCAAGAAGACTTCTATTAG